Proteins encoded by one window of Opitutia bacterium:
- a CDS encoding PhnD/SsuA/transferrin family substrate-binding protein, with protein sequence MTISRATFRDSRAERTLFRRFALGVLAGLALALVAAAKPPDLFRLGFCSSMLAGVNDNDARASLRALSSVVSRERGIKADPEPVLLSGADALADALVSAEVDAVATTVDEYWASAGRVRFDRFLMGTHNGDPAERYVLLVRRDTGFAEPTALRGHSLALHSAPRMRLGYLWLEVVLARADASPVTDFFSRLDRTPKLSKAVLDVFFKRIDACLVTQRAFAAVAEMNPQVGKELAPIATSPDLVPSFFGFRSGMDPAFLEKVVRELGSVHHTPAGKQAITIFQVGDLGEFGAESLAPALALLDEYRARRPDEAARLIASLRTSGAGPLAEAVP encoded by the coding sequence GTGACAATTTCCCGCGCCACCTTCCGCGACTCCCGCGCCGAAAGAACCCTCTTTCGGCGCTTCGCGTTGGGCGTGCTCGCGGGCCTCGCGCTCGCCCTCGTCGCCGCCGCCAAGCCGCCGGACCTGTTTCGCCTCGGCTTCTGCTCCTCCATGTTGGCCGGCGTGAACGACAACGATGCCCGCGCCTCCCTGCGCGCGCTGTCGTCCGTCGTGTCCCGCGAGCGCGGCATCAAGGCCGACCCCGAGCCCGTCCTGCTCAGCGGCGCCGACGCGCTGGCGGACGCTCTCGTCTCGGCCGAGGTCGATGCGGTCGCGACGACCGTCGACGAATACTGGGCCTCCGCCGGCCGCGTCCGGTTCGATCGCTTCCTCATGGGCACGCACAACGGCGACCCCGCCGAACGCTACGTCCTGCTCGTCCGGCGCGACACCGGCTTTGCCGAGCCGACCGCCTTGCGCGGCCACAGCCTCGCGCTTCACAGCGCGCCGCGAATGCGCCTCGGTTACTTGTGGCTCGAAGTCGTGCTCGCTCGCGCCGATGCCTCGCCGGTCACCGATTTTTTCTCCCGTCTCGATCGGACGCCGAAACTTTCCAAGGCGGTGCTCGACGTGTTTTTCAAACGGATCGACGCCTGCCTCGTCACGCAACGGGCGTTCGCCGCCGTCGCGGAGATGAATCCGCAGGTCGGCAAGGAACTCGCGCCCATCGCGACCTCGCCGGATTTGGTGCCGAGCTTCTTCGGCTTCCGCTCCGGCATGGACCCGGCGTTCCTCGAAAAAGTGGTCCGCGAGCTCGGCAGCGTGCACCACACTCCCGCCGGCAAGCAGGCGATCACGATCTTCCAAGTCGGCGACCTCGGCGAATTCGGCGCCGAGTCCCTCGCCCCCGCCCTCGCGCTGCTCGACGAGTATCGCGCCCGCCGGCCCGATGAAGCCGCGCGACTCATCGCGAGCCTGCGCACCAGCGGCGCCGGCCCGCTCGCGGAGGCCGTGCCATGA
- a CDS encoding PhnD/SsuA/transferrin family substrate-binding protein has product MKRALPLLALLALLAVPARTQPPTGEVPDLRARVAYTRTILRTTNENDFRTAMRAYTKVIADNFHIITVPDELIYDTSAQLEDALRRGTIEVVAGTAREVLAVDPALLDTPYFASHRSGAVGSHYVIVVHAQSNIAQLADLSGCRVAVFDGPQGCLARPWLEVACAQASLPALPASLRELRLVAKPSQAVLPVFFRQIEACITTRESLAVLAELNPQISRQLRIIATSPRLVPVLTALRHGIDPALHARVIEAITTVDSLPAGRQVLTLFQTEEVHPVDEDTLAGTRQLLADHARLAARAKP; this is encoded by the coding sequence ATGAAACGCGCCCTCCCGCTTCTGGCCCTGCTCGCGCTTCTCGCCGTCCCCGCGCGCACGCAACCGCCCACCGGCGAGGTCCCCGACCTGCGCGCCCGCGTGGCCTACACCCGCACCATCCTGCGCACCACAAACGAGAACGATTTCCGCACCGCGATGCGCGCCTACACGAAGGTCATCGCCGACAATTTCCACATCATCACCGTCCCCGACGAATTGATCTACGATACGAGCGCGCAACTGGAGGACGCGCTGCGGCGCGGCACCATCGAGGTGGTCGCCGGCACCGCCCGCGAGGTTCTCGCCGTCGATCCCGCCCTCCTCGACACCCCGTATTTCGCTTCGCATCGGTCCGGCGCGGTCGGCAGCCACTACGTGATCGTCGTGCACGCGCAGAGCAACATTGCGCAACTCGCCGACCTGTCCGGCTGCCGCGTCGCTGTCTTCGACGGCCCCCAAGGCTGCCTGGCCCGCCCGTGGCTCGAGGTCGCCTGCGCGCAAGCCTCCCTGCCCGCGCTTCCGGCTTCCCTGCGCGAACTCCGCCTCGTCGCCAAGCCCTCCCAGGCCGTGCTGCCCGTCTTCTTCCGACAGATCGAGGCGTGCATCACCACGCGGGAAAGCCTCGCGGTCCTCGCCGAACTCAATCCGCAAATCTCCCGCCAGCTGCGCATCATCGCCACCTCGCCCCGCCTCGTTCCCGTCCTCACCGCCTTGCGCCACGGCATCGATCCGGCCCTGCACGCCCGCGTGATCGAGGCGATCACCACCGTCGACTCGCTGCCGGCCGGGCGACAAGTGCTCACCCTTTTCCAAACCGAGGAAGTGCATCCCGTCGATGAGGACACCCTCGCCGGCACCCGCCAACTCCTCGCCGACCACGCCCGACTCGCCGCCCGCGCCAAACCGTGA
- a CDS encoding PhnD/SsuA/transferrin family substrate-binding protein, producing the protein MNSFRPPCRPAGPSGRARRTRSPGRLGATLLAACGIAFLSPLVHAASYAPLVSRGGYSRKLAPQVDGADLRNTLAVYSRLISDANKLVADPSQPVYDSAAEMARSLQAGEVDVIVGPAEEVLSIPPPLSEPPVLVTAQRGRTGVEYVLLVHVDGPVHTLADLRGARLNLVDSPTGSLAPVWLDDLLASRGLPTTEQCKEVRRYPKPTLAALPVFFRQADACVLPRATFEVLCELNPALHRSLRPIAESPKLFPLVAVFRNALPVKLKSSILQAIATLPANETGRQLLTLLQVDRVEPCDETSIAATRQLLARHATRHPSVGGPGFTRAPRGAPPAAIARVSPVNPLVP; encoded by the coding sequence GTGAACTCCTTCCGCCCACCCTGTCGTCCCGCCGGCCCGTCCGGCCGCGCGCGCCGGACACGCTCCCCCGGCCGCCTCGGCGCGACGCTGCTCGCCGCGTGCGGGATCGCCTTCCTCTCGCCGCTTGTTCACGCCGCCTCCTACGCGCCGCTCGTTTCGCGCGGCGGCTACTCGCGCAAACTCGCCCCGCAAGTCGACGGCGCCGATCTCCGCAACACCCTCGCCGTCTACTCGCGACTGATTTCCGACGCCAACAAGCTCGTCGCCGACCCCAGCCAGCCCGTCTACGACTCCGCCGCCGAGATGGCGCGCTCGCTCCAAGCCGGCGAAGTCGACGTGATTGTCGGCCCGGCCGAGGAAGTCCTTTCGATTCCTCCGCCGTTGAGCGAACCGCCTGTTCTCGTCACGGCCCAACGCGGCCGAACCGGCGTCGAATACGTCCTGCTCGTGCACGTCGACGGGCCCGTCCACACGCTCGCCGATCTCCGCGGCGCCCGGCTCAACCTCGTCGACAGCCCCACCGGCAGTCTGGCTCCGGTCTGGCTCGACGACCTGCTCGCCAGCCGCGGCCTCCCCACCACCGAGCAGTGCAAGGAAGTCCGCCGCTACCCCAAACCCACGCTCGCCGCCCTGCCGGTTTTTTTCCGCCAAGCCGATGCCTGCGTGCTGCCGCGCGCCACGTTCGAGGTGCTGTGCGAGCTGAACCCCGCGCTCCACCGCTCCCTGCGCCCCATCGCGGAGTCGCCCAAGCTCTTTCCGCTGGTCGCCGTCTTCCGCAACGCCCTGCCGGTGAAACTGAAGTCATCCATCCTACAGGCCATCGCCACGCTGCCCGCCAACGAAACCGGCCGCCAGCTGCTCACGCTGCTCCAAGTCGACCGCGTCGAGCCCTGCGACGAGACCTCCATCGCCGCCACCCGCCAGCTGCTCGCGCGCCACGCCACGCGGCACCCCTCGGTCGGCGGCCCCGGCTTCACCCGCGCGCCTCGGGGCGCCCCGCCCGCCGCCATCGCCCGTGTTTCCCCTGTCAATCCACTCGTTCCATGA
- a CDS encoding PhnD/SsuA/transferrin family substrate-binding protein, with product MSRTRPLLFLLLLAAAALAHAAPSPDSVAPLLVRGALLRSGLSPLNENDARAAINALTQKICATLGYAVQTRVEVFPTRADLKAALEAQRIQVVLIGPWDLLALQMRNRIDTGYTTVIGGHTSTRWLLLARAERSFHGLADLRGKNVLVLHNLTSLLGTAWTETRLLELHAAPPPQFFSNYAVVEKPSAAVLPVFFGKADACIVDEDSFAVLRNLNPQIGRHLVAIEISEPFLNPVIALTRDGWASERLRTDVLSKFATLGDEPAGRQLLTLFKCDRLTPIQPGAFDTVEALFRRNLELRAKEFVPQ from the coding sequence ATGAGTCGCACGCGCCCGCTCCTTTTTCTTCTGCTGCTCGCCGCGGCCGCGCTGGCCCACGCCGCGCCGTCGCCCGACTCGGTCGCCCCTCTTCTCGTCCGCGGCGCCCTCCTCCGCTCCGGGCTTTCGCCACTGAATGAGAACGACGCCCGGGCCGCCATCAACGCGCTCACCCAGAAAATCTGCGCCACGCTCGGCTACGCGGTCCAGACTCGCGTCGAGGTTTTCCCGACCCGCGCCGACCTGAAGGCGGCGCTCGAAGCCCAGCGCATCCAAGTCGTCCTCATCGGGCCGTGGGACCTCCTCGCCTTGCAAATGCGCAATCGCATCGACACCGGCTACACCACCGTCATCGGCGGCCACACCTCCACGCGCTGGCTCCTGCTCGCGCGCGCGGAGCGCTCGTTCCACGGCCTCGCCGACCTGCGCGGCAAGAATGTGCTGGTCCTGCACAACCTCACCTCGCTGCTCGGCACGGCGTGGACCGAGACGCGATTGCTCGAACTCCACGCCGCCCCGCCGCCCCAGTTTTTTTCCAACTACGCCGTGGTCGAAAAACCCTCCGCCGCCGTGCTGCCCGTGTTTTTCGGCAAGGCCGACGCCTGCATCGTCGACGAGGATTCCTTCGCCGTCCTGCGCAACCTGAACCCGCAAATCGGCCGCCACCTCGTCGCCATCGAGATCTCCGAACCGTTCCTCAACCCGGTCATCGCCCTGACGCGCGACGGCTGGGCGAGCGAGCGCCTGCGCACCGACGTGCTCTCCAAGTTCGCCACGCTCGGCGACGAGCCCGCCGGCCGCCAGCTGCTGACCCTTTTCAAATGCGACCGGCTCACCCCGATCCAACCCGGAGCCTTCGACACCGTCGAGGCACTGTTCCGCCGCAACCTCGAACTGCGCGCCAAGGAGTTCGTCCCGCAATGA